One genomic region from Actinocatenispora thailandica encodes:
- the pepN gene encoding aminopeptidase N, with protein sequence MHNLARTEAVERARLLSEVTYRVTLDLTDGAGTPSEGTFSSRSEIRFRCAEPGAATFVEISAQTLRSATLNGTALDLSGYDPTKGLPVPGLAAENELVVEADCVYSTSGQGLHRALDPVDGEVYLYSQFETNDAQRVFACFDQPDLKARHTFVVTVPKHWRVVSNSPVADVTELDAGKVVTFSEGATMSTYVTAVCAGPYHEVRDEHDGIDLGVYCRSSLAEHLDADDILTITKQGFDFYHSQFGVRYPLPKYDQLLVPEYNAGAMENFGCITISEEHYLFRSQVTDFEYEQRANTILHELAHMWFGDLVTMRWWDDLWLNESFAEWASHWCNAEATRFSDAWTTFLALRKRWGYGQDQLPTTHPVYTDVPDVETVEVNFDGITYAKGASILKQIVAYVGRDAFVAGLRAYFPKHAWGNATFDDLLGALEEASGRELRDYASQWLTTAQVNTLRPEITLDGDDYGTVAVLQEAPKDYPTLRTHRLAIGLYDLDNGKLVRRKRVELDVSGERTEVAELAGERAADVLLVNDDDLTYAKIRLDERSMATIVEHVSDFASSLPRGLVWAAAQDMLRDAEMPARQFVRMVAAGIGSEADVNLVTILARTARQAVNLYADPAWQDEGRTLLASTFAGALRDAEPGSGRQLTFAQEYAALARTGADLAVLKGWLAGEGVPDGLTVDTDLRWHLLHSLVALGEYGTAEIDAELARDNTASGQRQASVVRASLPDADAKAESWAKITTDTSLPNWLQRAMLQGFWHTAQLELLAPYRDRYFADVADVWERFDGEVAQVFAILGYPSLLVDDATVAATDAWLAGEHPAPLRRLVAEGKDGVQRALRARACDTAAS encoded by the coding sequence ATCCACAACCTGGCACGCACCGAGGCCGTCGAACGGGCCCGGCTGCTGTCCGAGGTGACCTACCGGGTCACCCTCGACCTGACCGACGGCGCGGGCACACCCAGCGAGGGCACCTTCTCCTCCCGCAGCGAGATCCGGTTCCGCTGCGCGGAGCCGGGTGCCGCGACGTTCGTGGAGATCTCGGCGCAGACCCTGCGGTCCGCCACCCTCAACGGCACCGCGCTCGACCTGTCCGGCTACGACCCGACGAAGGGCCTGCCGGTGCCCGGCCTCGCCGCCGAGAACGAACTCGTGGTCGAGGCCGACTGCGTCTACTCGACGTCCGGCCAGGGCCTGCACCGTGCCCTGGATCCGGTCGACGGCGAGGTCTACCTCTACTCGCAGTTCGAGACCAACGACGCGCAGCGGGTGTTCGCCTGCTTCGACCAGCCCGACCTGAAGGCCCGGCACACCTTCGTGGTGACCGTGCCCAAGCACTGGCGGGTCGTCTCGAACTCGCCGGTCGCCGACGTCACCGAGCTCGACGCCGGCAAGGTCGTCACGTTCAGCGAGGGCGCGACGATGAGCACCTACGTCACCGCGGTCTGCGCCGGCCCCTACCACGAGGTACGCGACGAGCACGACGGCATCGACCTCGGGGTGTACTGCCGGTCCAGTCTCGCCGAGCACCTCGACGCGGACGACATCCTGACCATCACCAAGCAGGGCTTCGACTTCTACCACTCCCAGTTCGGGGTGCGTTACCCGCTGCCGAAGTACGACCAGCTGCTGGTGCCGGAGTACAACGCTGGCGCGATGGAGAACTTCGGCTGCATCACCATCTCCGAAGAGCACTACCTGTTCCGCTCGCAGGTCACCGACTTCGAGTACGAGCAGCGCGCCAACACGATCCTGCACGAGCTGGCGCACATGTGGTTCGGCGATCTGGTGACCATGCGCTGGTGGGACGACCTGTGGCTGAACGAGTCGTTCGCCGAGTGGGCCAGCCACTGGTGCAACGCCGAGGCGACCCGGTTCTCCGACGCCTGGACCACCTTCCTCGCGCTGCGCAAGCGCTGGGGGTACGGGCAGGACCAGCTGCCCACCACGCACCCGGTGTACACCGACGTGCCGGACGTGGAGACCGTCGAGGTCAACTTCGACGGCATCACCTACGCCAAGGGCGCGAGCATCCTGAAGCAGATCGTCGCGTACGTCGGGCGGGACGCGTTCGTGGCCGGGCTGCGGGCGTACTTCCCGAAGCACGCGTGGGGCAACGCCACCTTCGACGACCTGCTCGGCGCGCTGGAGGAGGCGTCCGGCCGGGAGCTGCGCGACTACGCCTCGCAGTGGCTGACCACCGCGCAGGTCAACACCCTGCGCCCGGAGATCACCCTGGACGGCGACGACTACGGCACGGTGGCGGTGCTGCAGGAGGCGCCGAAGGACTACCCGACGCTGCGCACCCACCGGCTCGCGATCGGCCTGTACGACCTGGACAACGGCAAGTTGGTGCGGCGCAAGCGGGTCGAGCTGGACGTGTCCGGCGAGCGCACCGAGGTCGCCGAGCTGGCCGGCGAGCGCGCCGCCGACGTGCTGCTGGTCAACGACGACGACCTGACGTACGCGAAGATCCGGCTCGACGAGCGCTCGATGGCCACCATCGTCGAGCACGTCTCGGACTTCGCCTCGTCGCTGCCGCGCGGCCTGGTCTGGGCCGCCGCGCAGGACATGCTGCGCGACGCCGAGATGCCGGCCCGCCAGTTCGTCCGGATGGTCGCCGCCGGCATCGGCTCCGAGGCCGACGTGAACCTGGTGACGATCCTGGCCCGCACCGCCCGGCAGGCGGTCAACCTGTACGCCGACCCGGCGTGGCAGGACGAGGGCCGCACCCTGCTCGCCAGCACGTTCGCCGGGGCACTGCGCGACGCCGAACCGGGCAGTGGTCGGCAGCTCACCTTCGCCCAGGAGTACGCCGCGCTGGCCCGCACCGGGGCCGACCTCGCCGTACTCAAGGGCTGGCTGGCCGGCGAGGGCGTGCCGGACGGCCTGACCGTGGACACCGACCTGCGCTGGCACCTGCTGCACAGCCTGGTCGCGCTCGGCGAGTACGGCACCGCCGAGATCGACGCCGAACTGGCCCGGGACAACACCGCGAGTGGCCAGCGGCAGGCGTCGGTGGTCCGCGCCTCGCTGCCGGACGCGGACGCGAAGGCGGAGAGCTGGGCGAAGATCACCACCGACACCTCGCTGCCGAACTGGCTGCAGCGCGCCATGCTGCAGGGCTTCTGGCACACCGCGCAGCTGGAGCTGCTCGCCCCGTACCGGGACCGCTACTTCGCCGACGTGGCCGACGTGTGGGAGCGCTTCGACGGTGAGGTCGCGCAGGTGTTCGCCATCCTGGGCTACCCGAGCCTGCTCGTCGACGACGCCACCGTGGCCGCCACCGACGCCTGGCTGGCCGGCGAGCACCCGGCGCCGCTGCGCCGGCTCGTCGCCGAAGGCAAGGACGGCGTGCAGCGCGCGCTGCGCGCCCGCGCCTGCGACACCGCCGCGAGCTGA
- a CDS encoding amidase has translation MTQPHELTALEQAAAIRSGELSPVELVEHYLARIEAFDTRIGAFVTVTDQAARDAAKRAEVAVTMAEPLPALHGVPTAIKDLAATAGVPTSYGCVALAQHLPDADAPVVTALRAAGTISLGKTATSEFGSTLYTEAAGFVPTANPWRRGASPGGSSGGAAAAVAAGLVPVAHGSDGGGSLRVPAALCGLVGYKPSRGLVPGSGGFGLASQGPIARTVPDAAALLDAMAVPAAGEPYLPPSPPDGGYRAAALRPTGPLRVAAYLDPPLFDTAVHPDCVAAYRRAAELLTGLGHHVVEVPGPYDPALLADFRVVACLLGRADAVGKMARWMAAEAARHSAADLLAAHGRLLAAVRAAAARLAGYDLVLTPTLARPGVGIGHFTEMSPAEDFDAQTALSPYCSVHNLSGAPAVSVPVGADRHGLPVGVQLSAPLGDDARLLAAASALHDAAGWKDRHPPIWTKLPSATVNLGPRSLVTEPR, from the coding sequence GTGACCCAACCGCACGAGCTGACCGCGCTGGAACAGGCCGCGGCCATCCGATCCGGCGAGCTGTCCCCGGTGGAGCTGGTCGAGCACTATCTTGCCCGGATCGAGGCGTTCGACACCCGGATCGGCGCGTTCGTCACGGTCACCGACCAGGCCGCCCGGGACGCCGCGAAGCGCGCCGAGGTGGCGGTCACCATGGCCGAGCCGCTGCCCGCGCTGCACGGCGTACCGACCGCGATCAAGGACCTGGCGGCGACCGCGGGCGTGCCCACCTCGTACGGCTGTGTGGCGCTCGCGCAGCACCTGCCGGACGCCGACGCGCCGGTGGTGACGGCGCTGCGGGCCGCTGGCACGATCAGCCTCGGCAAGACCGCGACCAGCGAGTTCGGCAGCACCCTGTACACCGAGGCGGCCGGCTTCGTGCCGACCGCGAACCCGTGGCGGCGCGGTGCCAGCCCGGGCGGCTCGTCCGGCGGCGCGGCCGCGGCGGTCGCCGCCGGGCTGGTACCGGTGGCGCACGGCAGCGACGGCGGCGGGTCGCTGCGGGTACCGGCCGCGCTGTGCGGGCTGGTCGGGTACAAGCCGAGCCGCGGGCTGGTGCCCGGCTCCGGCGGGTTCGGGCTGGCCAGCCAGGGGCCGATCGCGCGCACCGTGCCGGACGCGGCGGCGCTGCTCGACGCCATGGCCGTGCCGGCAGCGGGGGAGCCGTACCTGCCGCCGTCGCCGCCCGACGGCGGCTACCGGGCCGCCGCGCTGCGGCCGACCGGTCCGCTGCGGGTCGCGGCGTACCTGGACCCACCGCTGTTCGACACCGCGGTGCACCCGGACTGCGTCGCCGCCTACCGGCGGGCGGCGGAGCTGCTCACCGGGCTCGGCCACCACGTCGTCGAGGTACCCGGGCCGTACGATCCGGCGCTGCTCGCCGACTTCCGGGTGGTGGCGTGCCTGCTCGGCCGCGCCGACGCGGTCGGCAAGATGGCGCGGTGGATGGCCGCGGAGGCGGCGCGGCACTCCGCCGCGGACCTGCTCGCCGCGCACGGCCGGCTGCTCGCGGCGGTGCGCGCCGCGGCGGCCAGGCTGGCCGGCTACGACCTGGTGCTCACGCCGACGCTGGCCCGGCCCGGCGTCGGCATCGGGCATTTCACCGAGATGAGCCCGGCGGAGGACTTCGACGCGCAGACCGCGCTGTCGCCGTACTGCTCGGTGCACAACCTGTCCGGCGCGCCGGCGGTCAGCGTGCCGGTCGGCGCGGACCGGCACGGGCTGCCGGTCGGCGTGCAACTGTCGGCTCCGCTGGGCGACGACGCTCGGCTGCTCGCGGCGGCATCCGCCCTGCACGACGCGGCCGGGTGGAAAGACCGGCACCCGCCCATCTGGACCAAGCTACCCTCGGCTACGGTGAATCTCGGTCCACGTTCGTTGGTCACCGAGCCCCGCTGA
- the kynU gene encoding kynureninase: protein MESVDFGLADALQRDAADPLAGWRDRFVIEPDGPIYLDGNSLGRLPVAAVDELAAAVRGEWGGELIRGWSHWIELGREVGDLLAGPVLDAEPGELVLSDSTSVNLYKLAAAALAARPDRHVVVVDEDNFPTDQYLLQSLAAERGLTLRPVTADLDNGLDTAQVVAALDDDVALVLLSHVAYRSGAIAELPAITAAAHRVGALVLWDLCHSVGSVPVPLRAAEVDLAVGCTYKYLNGGPGSPAFLYVRRELQSVLRQPITGWFGQADQFGMDSRYAPADGIDRFLVGTPPVLSAYGARAGARIAAEVGIEPVRAKGMALTSYAVELYDTWLAEHGCRLASPRDAARRGAHVTLHHPNAWQLCQAWQDAGVLPDFRTPDRLRIGFAPLYTRFADVYEAFHRLREILASGSYRSYPEQRSRVT, encoded by the coding sequence ATGGAGAGCGTGGACTTCGGGCTGGCGGATGCGCTGCAACGGGATGCGGCGGATCCGCTGGCGGGGTGGCGGGACCGGTTCGTGATCGAGCCGGACGGGCCGATCTACCTGGACGGCAACTCGCTCGGCCGGTTGCCGGTGGCGGCGGTCGACGAGCTCGCCGCCGCGGTCCGCGGCGAGTGGGGCGGCGAGCTGATCCGCGGCTGGTCGCACTGGATCGAGCTCGGCCGCGAGGTCGGTGACCTGCTGGCCGGCCCGGTCCTGGACGCCGAGCCGGGCGAGCTGGTGCTCAGCGACTCGACCAGCGTCAACCTGTACAAACTGGCCGCGGCGGCGCTGGCGGCCCGCCCGGACCGGCACGTCGTGGTGGTCGATGAGGACAACTTCCCCACCGACCAGTACCTGCTGCAGTCGCTCGCGGCCGAGCGCGGCCTGACGCTGCGACCGGTCACCGCCGACCTCGACAACGGGCTGGACACCGCGCAGGTGGTCGCCGCGCTGGACGACGACGTGGCGCTGGTGCTGCTGTCGCACGTCGCGTACCGGTCCGGTGCGATCGCCGAGCTGCCCGCGATCACCGCCGCCGCGCACCGGGTGGGTGCCCTGGTGCTGTGGGACCTGTGCCACTCGGTCGGATCGGTACCGGTGCCGTTGCGGGCCGCCGAGGTCGACCTCGCGGTCGGCTGCACGTACAAGTATCTCAACGGCGGCCCCGGCTCGCCCGCCTTCCTGTACGTGCGGCGCGAGTTGCAGTCGGTGCTGCGGCAGCCGATCACCGGCTGGTTCGGCCAGGCCGACCAGTTCGGCATGGACTCGCGCTACGCCCCGGCGGACGGCATCGACCGGTTCCTGGTGGGCACCCCGCCGGTGCTCTCGGCGTACGGCGCGCGGGCCGGCGCGCGGATCGCGGCCGAAGTGGGCATCGAGCCGGTGCGCGCCAAGGGCATGGCGCTGACCTCGTACGCGGTGGAGTTGTACGACACGTGGCTGGCCGAGCACGGCTGCCGGCTGGCGAGCCCGCGCGACGCGGCCCGGCGGGGCGCGCACGTCACGCTGCATCACCCGAACGCCTGGCAGCTGTGCCAGGCCTGGCAGGACGCCGGCGTGCTGCCCGACTTCCGCACCCCGGACCGGCTGCGCATCGGCTTCGCCCCGCTCTACACCCGCTTCGCCGACGTGTACGAGGCGTTCCACCGGCTGCGCGAGATCCTCGCGAGCGGCAGCTACCGCTCGTACCCGGAGCAGCGCAGCCGGGTCACCTGA
- a CDS encoding winged helix-turn-helix transcriptional regulator, which yields MATTTATQRRAEAKREYDAFLAVCPSRQLLDAIADKWVTLVLTALDAGPARYSQLSRQIAGVSQKMLTQTLRTLERDGLVERTVTASVPVRVDYALTPLGASLVAVIAHLKDWAEVHMPDVQQSRRRYDRRARDAG from the coding sequence ATGGCGACGACGACGGCCACTCAGCGCAGGGCCGAGGCGAAGCGGGAGTACGACGCGTTTCTCGCGGTCTGCCCGTCCCGGCAGTTGCTGGACGCGATCGCCGACAAGTGGGTCACCCTGGTTCTGACCGCGCTGGATGCGGGCCCCGCGCGGTACTCGCAGCTCAGTCGGCAGATCGCCGGGGTCAGCCAGAAGATGCTGACCCAGACGCTGCGGACGCTGGAACGCGACGGCCTGGTCGAACGCACCGTCACGGCGAGCGTGCCGGTCCGGGTCGACTACGCGCTGACGCCGCTCGGCGCGAGCCTGGTCGCGGTGATCGCACACCTCAAGGACTGGGCCGAGGTGCACATGCCGGACGTCCAGCAGTCCCGCCGCCGGTACGACCGCCGCGCCCGCGACGCCGGCTGA
- a CDS encoding DUF5130 family protein encodes MTTSDNGRHELAEPHVTSHGEPVEHPPTRGSLFDGVADGPFTGGQLVRLDEALRAADEQSGLAFSIYVGELDGDDHRRAADELHDRLANPDVGVLLAVSPNQRVVEIVTGQSAARKLPDRVCALAALSMTAAFSGGDLAGGIVTGLRMLSDQARVP; translated from the coding sequence ATGACCACCTCCGACAATGGCCGGCACGAGTTGGCCGAGCCGCACGTCACCAGTCACGGTGAGCCGGTCGAGCATCCGCCGACCCGGGGCTCGCTGTTCGACGGGGTCGCCGACGGTCCGTTCACCGGCGGTCAGCTGGTGCGGCTCGACGAGGCGCTGCGGGCCGCCGACGAGCAGTCCGGTCTGGCGTTCAGCATCTACGTCGGCGAGCTCGACGGCGACGACCACCGGCGCGCCGCCGACGAGCTGCACGACCGGCTGGCCAACCCCGACGTCGGCGTGCTGCTCGCGGTGTCGCCGAACCAGCGGGTCGTCGAGATCGTGACCGGACAGTCCGCGGCCAGGAAGCTGCCGGACCGGGTCTGCGCGCTCGCCGCGCTGTCGATGACCGCGGCGTTCTCCGGCGGCGACCTCGCCGGTGGGATCGTCACCGGCCTCCGCATGCTGAGCGACCAAGCCCGAGTTCCGTAA
- a CDS encoding NADP-dependent oxidoreductase, whose protein sequence is MRAATRGTDGPAVSQVPDPVPAAGQVRIRVAAAAVNPVDLATQHGFFGDRAAAGLGWDVAGTIDAVGTGVDALAPGEAVFGFRDRLSAATGSHAELVVLDATAVAPAAGLDPLRAAAVPLNATTGWQGLDRLDLPAGDTLLVTGAAGAVGRFTSTLARRRGLRVVAAVRPGSTDRAPAGADHVVETSAGWPDAVRALVPGGVDGVLDAAGLDAPALDALRPGGRYLSVQPALPLPVALRGTHTTALSAYSDRAVLAELAKLATVGELELPAVEEFPLAEIAAAYARAAQPGRTAAVVLVP, encoded by the coding sequence ATGCGCGCAGCGACACGCGGTACCGACGGTCCGGCGGTCTCCCAGGTTCCGGACCCGGTGCCAGCGGCCGGCCAGGTGCGGATCAGGGTGGCCGCGGCGGCGGTCAACCCGGTGGACCTGGCGACCCAGCACGGGTTCTTCGGCGACCGGGCCGCCGCCGGGCTGGGCTGGGACGTCGCCGGCACGATCGACGCGGTCGGCACCGGCGTCGACGCCCTGGCACCGGGCGAGGCGGTGTTCGGCTTCCGGGACCGGCTGTCGGCGGCGACCGGCAGCCACGCGGAACTGGTGGTGCTGGACGCCACCGCGGTCGCCCCCGCGGCCGGACTCGACCCGCTCCGGGCCGCCGCGGTCCCGCTGAACGCGACGACCGGGTGGCAGGGCCTGGACCGGCTGGACCTGCCGGCCGGGGACACCCTGCTGGTCACCGGCGCCGCTGGCGCGGTCGGCCGGTTCACCAGCACCCTCGCCCGGCGGCGCGGCCTGCGGGTGGTCGCCGCCGTCCGGCCCGGCAGTACCGATCGCGCCCCGGCCGGCGCCGACCACGTGGTGGAGACCTCGGCGGGCTGGCCGGATGCGGTACGGGCATTGGTACCAGGCGGTGTCGACGGGGTGCTGGACGCTGCCGGGCTCGACGCGCCGGCCCTCGACGCGCTGCGCCCCGGTGGCCGGTACCTGTCGGTGCAGCCGGCGCTGCCGCTGCCGGTGGCGCTGCGCGGAACCCACACCACCGCGCTCTCCGCCTACAGCGATCGGGCGGTACTGGCGGAGCTGGCCAAGCTCGCCACGGTCGGCGAGCTGGAACTGCCGGCGGTGGAGGAGTTCCCGCTCGCCGAGATCGCCGCGGCGTACGCGCGGGCCGCGCAACCGGGCCGCACCGCGGCGGTGGTCCTCGTTCCGTGA